GGGTCGCGAAAGCGGATCCCCAGGCTGAGCCACAGGAAGCAGTTGAGCCCGAGATACAAGGAGCAGCTGCTCCGGATGCTCTGGCTGCTCCGGTCGCTCCTCCCTCTAATGATGGATTGCGCTGAAAGTGTCTTAAGCTCACACGCGCGAACTCTTCaaataaaagttttcaaatGTCGTCGATGCAGGCGCAAGACGAAAGATATCCATCCTGCTGCTGCCACCCCGGGGCCCGGGGCCGTGCTCCATTTTCGCCATAAAAactttacttttgattttgcatGAGCCGAACCTGCTAGTCTCTAAAACTATTTGGGTTAGCTAAGTTGCAAGCTGTGAGCTGGGAGCTGTGAGCTGCGGGTTGCTGGGTGATAAAGCAGCCCATTGCTAACTTTAAGTGCACTCTGTGCTCCGTTTAGTTGGAGAATTTTTCGCAACGAAATAAATCATCTTGATCGAGCGAACTCTGTCCGGTGGAGGAATATTAAAGCGAGCGCTGCAAAATCgaatttaagcaatgtttccTTGCTACTGCAGCTGTTGCAGACAGATAAAAGAGCAGAAGTGAAAAATTGTTCAATATTTTCCCAGAATGCCCTTCGGCAGGAGAACAACTTGAAAGCATTTacgttttatttattactcTCAAAGGCGCTTAGACGTGGTAATGAAAGCTGTCGAATATCTTAAACAATTATTGAAATTCGCCCAGAGATATGAGACTCTGGCCAAGAACAAGAACTTTCCATTTGCGCATTAATTCTGTATTTATGACAACCAAAAGCGGAGAGCAAAACTTGTTGCACCTGTCCTGGCAAAAACACGATTCATTTGTCAGCCACTCCAGGCACGCTAATGTGGTCAATGCCAACTGTTGCAGAGTTGGGCGGGCCATTCAATTGCAGGATGCAGGCCGAATGACTCTATAAATGTATCTTTGCCGTCCCCACTCCTCTGGCCCAATAAAAGTCAAGAGCACGCTTCGCTGGCAACGTTCCAAACGCTGCAAAGACGATGGCGGCGTCgatggcaatggcaatggcgatggcgatggccaTGGTGATGGTTGGGGTAACAGCAGTGGCAACGGCAGTGGCAACGGAAACGGAAGCGCGCAAAAAAATTACGACTGTGAAATGGCGGCGATAACGGGGAAAGCGAGAGGCATGAAGAAATGGAGCAACTACGGACTAAGTGgcaaaacatgaacaaaaacttTGTCCGTTGTGCGGCCGACAAGTTGAAACTAATGACAATTTTGTTGTAATTAGTTGCGGCTTTGCCGTAAACCGGCAAATGCGACGGCAACAAATAAGTTGTCAGCGGACTTAAGTTAAGCAATtttcatagttctcgtcgcgCTAGCTGGTAAATCTTTTAGGACTAGCAGCCCGGCTCAAATTTGTCGGAAATGAGAttcatttgttttctttgccgAGATTGTTTGAGGATTGTGTGgcatgggtatgggtatgggcaTGGGTATGGCGTGATGTTGGTGTGGCCCATTATCCGGGAGCAGATTACATGGTAGTGCAAGGCCACTGCCTGCCAGATATTTCATGGCTCAAACCGGCTTCtggcttttaattatttaaaattgtagcCATGCAGCTGCTGTTGACGTGTCCTGAGGTGAGGTGGCCagggaaaaatgcatggaacgCAGAAAACCCCACAGAGTGCCGCAGCCACAAAATATTTGCAACAGCATCCAAGCTGACTTAGCACTTTGGCTTGGctaaaaattgcatttcataaattttggcAATTAGAAGCTGTCCACCTACGCAGTGGGAGGTTCTTGTTATGCAACCTGCCGAGGAGTCCTGGCCAATTTAAGGGTATACCGCTTCGGGACTTATTTATGAGTTGCTTTGAATTGCAAATTCAATCTAAGGCCAGTGTGGCAGCATTTCCCCGTAACATCTCGAACTAAATACGCACTTTGTAAACTTTATTGAACCGCTTATGGGGGtgcgaaaataaaacaatttggGGCCAATCTTGTATGGCACGCAGCATCTTCATTTCTTGCTGGAGAACAAAGACGAAAAGGATTGGGCGTGGGCGTATGATTTCTGCGGGTAATGCCCACATGTGCGTCGTCAAGCAGAGCATTTCTTTGAGCAGCGACTTCATTTATTTGCACTGGGGCCCACACAGATGTAAAGAGACTCAGATCTCATGACCCGGGAAGCGACACACGTCCTGTTCGGCTGACAGGCGGTGGGCGGCATATGTCATCGCAAATTGATGATGCGCAGCGGGCAAATGAAATATTAGGCACTGCAAAGTGACGTTCAAGGCGTGTCCTTCCAAGTTCCTTGCGGTCCTGCACTCGGCGTCTAATCaacatttaattgtttttattctcCAGAGATTCAGACTTTTGTTTTCTCGTATATGTATGCATTTTCGAggataaatattttcactCGAAATTCGGGTCAGCGAAAAGTTCCAGCGATTGGTCAAGCACTGGGTGAGCGGCCAACATTTGCATGTCATAAAAATTCATTCCGtagcttttttgtttacttttaaaattgAGCAACCTCAATGTTTTGCATTGCATTAAAAGCAGCAAGTGGCATTCATACGCTCTGTCTGTGAAGAACTGCCTCATTCACGTATCCGAGTCCGTACTTCCATTGGGATTTGACTGCGGATTGGGATTTTGTTTGGCTTGCACCTGGAAAAATTTAAGATCACGTTCAATCTTTGCTTTAAATCCATCAAAAAGTCTAGGAAGGTGTGTGCTAGATGCAGCTATCAAGTTGtgagttttttaaataaaatatgtatgaaTATTTTGAGACTTAACTGGCAGACAAGATTTTTGCCGTGTGGCTCCTCGGCAACAATATTTTTGAAAGCACTTTGCTCCGCTTCTCCGACTGCTCTTCCAGTCCCTCCTCCTGCAAATCCGAATCCTTATACAGTGTCTCGCAATGTGCTGGCCATGTCTGCATATAAATTACGCCAGCTTGTAGTTGTAATTTCTCTTCACGTCTCAGTTTGTCTTGTTCGGCCCGGCACGCACATAAAATACATCAATGTGTCTGTAACTCGAGTGGAGTCGAGACACAACTCGAGTCCACTGTCCTTTATTTTGCCATACTCGGGGCTCTCCAGTTGCAGTTTTGATTTAGTGCCACTTTCAAGCATGTTGGTATACCACCAGCTATAGTATGTTCTTTACTTAAAGCCACTTTAAGCCATTGAAGTTCTGGAGCGTCCATAAGCTGGAACGTAATGATGCCttccttgtttttgtttctcgtTTCCGCCTTTTACTTTTTCATTTGCCGCCGACACTTGCGAAGGACAATGACACATACTGGCTCACCTGAGTGTCCTTTGCAGACACACGCACACCCAGTCGGACGAACGTtgaaatattgtttatttaccCAATTAACGATAATTGCTTGGatcaataaatttatatttgctCAGCGCTCCACGAAAACCACACATAGACTGGTCACTTATGGGGCGAAGCGAAGTGTTGTTTTGCCCCAAAATGAACTCGACCCAGCCCAGCCCCAAATTGAATCCCGGCCAcaaatatattattgtttttaccCCCGTCGGGTCGGCGACATTAATCATGTCTAGCAAGTCGCCTGTCCTCGCATTAATAAAGTCATTACCATGTGCCAATCTCTCCGGGACTCGCTTATCGCGCTCCAGAAGAGACCCATCAAAGCCAAATGACATCCATTCCCATACAATCACAGCTGCAATTCAGCTCCCGGGGAGCTGGCAATAAATTCGGAGCGTTTATCTCCTTCGGTTGACATGCGGAAATTCGAGAGCCTACGAAAGCGAgcaacacttttttttaactgCTTATTAAATTGGAGAGTTAGGGGCGTTAGGGAGTTAGGATGGCGGCTGTGTCACGTAGAAGTCGCGTTATGGGGGAGGGGGAGAGGCGGCGGTGGGGCTTTAAGCTTAAGTGGCAATTTTGCAAAATAGCAGAGCGTAAAACAAATTTCTTTTATGTACTCGCAAATTGCTAGCCAAAGTtttcatataaataaatataaaagcgaACGAAAAGCAAGCGAACAAAGCGAATACAAAACACCAAATACAAAGTACAAAATGCCATCCTGGCCACACGCTCATTCCCATTCTCCGTCTCGGTCCAGGCCCTGTTCGCGTTTTTATAACAAGTGTCAATGGTGGTGGGGCGGACACTATAAACATAAAAACGTCTTGCCGCacaaaaatttctttaaaaactttgCGAGGCGTGGCGAACGCGTTAGGCGTGTTTAGGACCCGGCTCAttcttgttattattgttggcTACCGTCTCTGTATTTGTTGTTACTCTTGTCGTTACTGCGGTTAGTGCACTGAGCAGAAATATTCCCAAATATTGATTTCAAATCTTGAAAGATATGGCCCGAAACAAGATGTCTAAGGTACCATATACCCATCTGATAAGGAACTTATACCCTTGCCTTGACATGGCTAAATggctaaaataatatttttttaattcatctAATCaatatttctctctgtgttgTGCGTCGGTGGGGTATGGGTGCTCTAACGGCAATTGAATGCCGAGCTAAGTGGCAATGTGTGCAAAGGCGTTTTGCTTTTGCAATTTGCAATAACCAAAGCATGGCCATAAAAATATAGTTGCCTGGGCGGAAGGCCGGCGACAAGGGGAGATCCTGTCGAACAAAAAGGAGCCGGCAAGTGGGCCCAAGAAAGAGATGGCAGCACAATGAGTTTTTGATTACTTTGAAATTTCTTATTTGCCTTTCAGTAAGCCGAAAGCCCGAAAAATTCTCGCCTCGTTACTGTGCAAATATTGATAAGCGTCAGTCACGGCCTGCTCAGTTGGCCAAAATCCTTCTCATACGCCGAAGGACACCATCACTCCGGCCAGCCTCCCTCCCACTACTGCAAACGTCCCCCGTTGAGACTTTTATTTGTTTCGCAATCAGACTGCCAAGTGACATTTGGCGGTTGTTTGTTCGGCGCGGCTTAATTCTGGTCATATTAGGAGTCAGCTCTGATCCGGCGTCGAATGGAAAGAAAACAGAGTGGAGTTCCCAAAAAATTGTCTTGTTTCGACCGGAGCTCAGTTTACCCAATCAATACCTTCCTGTGAATCGGGGCTCTTTTGTCCTTTGGCAGATAATTAAATAGTTCGTCTCGGCCATTCTGCAAAGCGTTTCCCATGAATTTTCCTCGGATACCCCGGATCTGACAGGCATTCGCCAAATTGAAGAATTTCTGTGTGTAATAAATTTGAAACGTGACGCGCggtaaaatacaaaacaacTGCGTCCTCGTCCCGGCCCTGGCCCTGTCCCTGGCATATTGATGATGGGGCCAATAAGTATAGAAGAAGGCTGCCGAGGATATGCGAATGTGCCGGAAGGCCTGATAGATCTGTCACCTGCTCACGTACGGGCCAATCGACGGCCGTTCAATGTTGACCAAACATGATAACCTCCGCtaataatttatgaaatttccAATAATAAGCCCGGGCTTGCGGCGCCGCCACTAACCCAAAGTTCATAAATTGCGGCGGCTAAGCCTAATGTCCTCATTCCTTTCACCTTGTCCATGGCACTCTGGCGAACctactgactgactgactacCGACTGTGTTCGAGCACGTGCAACTAGTTTGCTGATTGATTAAACCACGCAACATCGCAGCATCAACTCGAAACGGCAGCAACTACAAGCGCCAGGACGTTCTAGGAATTGTTATTAGATCGTTTGCTAGTTTACCCGAAGTTGGTGAGTCGGGTTGTTCTTGATGGCCATGCTGATTCCGGACTCCGTACTCCGGACCCCGGCACCAGAGGCTTCAAAGCTGCTGCTTCTGcggatgctgatgctgatgctgatctGACGTGGACGCACACGTGCTAAAGTCACTTTTAACGGGAACAACACGGCATCACTTAACGCCCCCTACGAAGCGGGGAGGCCCCTTTCCCCAGCGCCAACGACTCGGACGTGACAAGTACGGGCAATGGGCGACGCTCCGGCGTGGGCCACGGCTCCGTCTCATTGTCATGTTCAGCGCATAAAGGAGCGGCTCTGCTAGTGAGTGGCGGAGAGTGGAGTGGGAGTGGCAGGAGTGGAGTACCCAATATGATAGCCCCGGGCAAGGCCGCCTCTTAAAGCGtatcaagtatacgcactGCTTGCCAGAATTCCCTTCGTCCTTCGTTAAAGTCAAGCATGCCATAAAATCAAATTCCAAACGAGCTGATGGAATTacttgcaaaaatatttaacttcACAAGTGCGAGCATGCTaaaaatccaaattattgTCAACAGGCAAACACTTGAGTGTCTGTGACTTGTGGAAACATTAGACTAGCAGCCAAAATGTACTTAAAACGTTAAAGGAGCGCATTAAGCCACCCCCTCGTCACATACCCCGCACAGaatgttaaaatattttccttgaATTAAGCGCAAAAGAGTTGGGAAGTCGTTTCAACATATTTCACGGCAACTCCACGGGATGCACCCTGAGTGGTATTATGTAAATATGTTAATTCTCTGCTGGCCCGAAGACAAGCCATTCGGACTGACCACCGCCGATGCTGGAGGGTCGCGTTCTGGTGACGTTTTCATTAGAAATGCAAATCATTGTGGTGACATCTTCAAGTTCAAGTTGCCGATAAATTTTGTGGTCCGTTCCAGTGGGTGAGGGGAAAGGCCAGAGCAGCCGGGTGATAGTCGAGCCAACCTGTTTGGCCACCGGCAACCCGTCTCTGGCCTCGCCTGGTTTATATACCAACATATATTTCTGCAATTCCAGAGCCAGTCGGCTCAACTGCTAGTGCGCTCGCTTCGGCTttcattacgtatacgcagcgttGCGCAAAATTTATGACAGCCAACGAGACGCGAACTGGCACAATATTTAGGCCTATGTGCTCTTATTTTCTAATTACTATATACACTCTGTGTGGGCGGGTGCATGTGTATCTGTAATTAGTGTTTTGTACACacacatattaatattaaaagccGTTGTACTCGTtgcttaataaattaaacgGCAATTTGCACTGGGTGACTGTCGACTCCTAGTCAGTAGCTCCTGGGCTGGTATCTGGAACTGGGACATTATGCTGGCATTAGGCTTAGGCATGcttgcaattaaaataaaattggagCTCAAGTGTCGTCGGCAATATGCAGTAACCAGCAGACAAAATTGTCTTCGCGCAACTCGCTTTTGGGAGGCCtcgaaaataatttattacctTCTTGCGGCGCCAAGGAGCACACAATAAGCTGGGAATTTATTTGCCTATTTTTTCCCCTCATTCCCTAAGTAGATATAGAATAATGGCGGGGCCTCtgcgattttttattgttttctggCAGGGCACATTGTTATATCAGGGCTTCCTGGCAAGTTTCGTGGTTTTTGCTTCTTCGATGTTCGACTGGGGTGTCGATGGCCCCGAGGCTTCTTCCGGCTGATTAACGAGCATAAACCAAAAACTTCTGTGTGCTcatctttttaataaataatccaGACCACTTAGATGGCTGCAAAAAACACACTAAATAATATTCAGCATCTGTCGTCGTTGCCGTTTGATTGTCAATACAAAATGTTTTTATCGTTAATACAATTTGCTAAACAAATTGGCCAGCTCGGCgaaatttgatttgatttattCCTTTCAGCACCCTCGGCCAGGCTttaaaatatcgttttttagtttagtttcagtttcggCTCCAGTCCGATTCGTTCGATTCGGGCTTTTGAGCTTGAAATAATTGATATCGGCTATTTGCAtatcaaatttaataaatttgcatACGTTTTTTGGCAGACAGAGACAGTTTTGCGGCTAGTCAGTTAGCTTTTTCGGTGTagcatatttttatttgtcgCGGTATGCGGAAACAATTATTAACAAAACCAAAATCGAAAATGGAATTCCTGAAAGAACAAAAGCAGTGGCTGCTCGTAAAAAAGTTCTTAAAAAATCAGCGGCACAAACATTTCtgcaaaagaaaagaaagaagcAAACAAACTTGTCAAACTGGCCTCTAGCTTGCCAAGTTTCGCAGATAAAACTTATGATTTAGGAAATTACTAATGCTCCAATTTATGGCGAGGTGACAGATGCGATTTGGTTTTGCACCTGAAAGGCACCGCCCGGTTTTGACACCAGCCAGGTagttgaataaattaaatgcacAATTTAATGGGGATTCGATTTGTTGTGTTGTTAGTCTACTGCTCTTTATACCAGACAATGCTCTTTAAtagcaataaaataatatgGGGGTATGCCTGTTGACCGGGAAAAAATTAGGaggaatatatacaaaaaataataataaacagtGACAGATTTTGTAAATAGATCGATTGACCCCAAAGGCAATTTGCATAAAGCGCCGCCACAATCTCCCTCCCGGCGTTTCTTCGGCGGgccacattttatttatttattgatacGCCAACGTAGTCTGACCGCTattatttgtatctgtatctccgCTGTATCTCTGTATCTGTGAGTCTAGGCTGGAAActcttctttttatttttatttcctccGGCCAGTGTGAGAGTGTATCTTCTATTGACCATTTTTTATGTCGCTGCTGCGTGCATCTTTTATGTGCGTGTGGCGCCCGAGACCTTGAAATTGTAGCTggtttgttttattatgtttaCATTTGTTTAGTTTGCATATGACATTGCCACAAGCGACGGACGCTGGCTGAGGCAGAGGCATAGGCAGAGACGGCGGCAGAGGGCTGGCCATTGGCCGATCATCGAAATCTTGGTGGGCTAGTGGGTTGGGTGGGGTCGAGAATACAAAGCCGAGACAAATTGTTTTTGACTTTAGGTTATTGCCTCGAGTATGAATCTTGATGAGATTCCGTTCCGCCGGCAGAGTGGGAAATGAAAAGAACGAAAGTCGATACCGAAAGGTATCGATGTGACATCCGGCTGCGATGTGACATCATGGGAAGTGGACACCATTGGGTCAGATTTCCTCTATGACCGAATCTGCGGGGCTTACTCATCTGCGCTATAGTTATCCGTGATATCAATCAATATCTTAGTCATAACCGCGATTGGCATTCGCCACTATTGATTTGCAAATCGGTTTGGCTATCTTAAATATGGATCTTGGGTATTTCTGTGCTGGGGCTCTTTAAGTATGCAAATCGAATCAGTTTTCAGCGAATTTGTTGCTGCTTCTTCCACCCAGCCACCCGTCTCCCCCACATCTCGAGCATCAATAtggcaaaaaatagaaaaaaaaaacaataatttttatgaTATCAATAAACCATGATGAAAAACGTGATAATCGCTGATCAGATTAAATGGTCGCCTGGCGCCAGCTGATTACCGCCGAATTTCGAATAGCTTCGGGTGCTGGTCAACAGTAAAAGCCTCAAGGTCGCAACGGTTGTTAACTTTATGGCTTCTATTTGGCTAAGCCTTGTTTTTGCCACAAGTTAAATGGCCACGATAGATGGACAGATGGATGGATGAATGAATGGATGCGCAAAAAAGGGTGGCGAAAATTGATTTCTTTCCATTTGAAAGCCATTGTTTCCCCCACCTCTGGTCGGGGTAACTTGATAAGCTCGGCCGGAGTATCGAATGGCCAAGCCCTATAGCAGCCAGttccaaataataaaatctgAAATACCAAACTGCCAAAAGGGGACCAAATAATCGGTGGGAATTCCCAGCTAGAAATATGCGACTGGAccaactaaaaactaaaaagtgTAGAAAACCCAGGCCTCATCTCGAACCCGTTTCGAGCAGTGTCGGTGCTCCGCCAAATGTTTTAgcatacaaaatacaaaatatgaagaaaatcatttcattTACTGAAAGCATGACCATTTATAGTGGCATTTGCTAAACaagttttctgtttctgtttcatcGAGATGGTAGAGCCTGCTGTCCAATCGAATGACAATTTAAGACGACTCCGATGCGACTACCTCTTGGGCTGTAAGGCCCTACACTGTTTTTGTATCGCTGATGGTGCTGAGCAGATGTAGATGGCGATGGAGATGGTTGGGGAATTTGCATATTGTTGACAGCAGCATTTGCAAGAATAGGGCGGCAAGATGGCATTGCGCTTTGTTCGCGACGGCGACGCCATTGTTTTATCGTCTTTTTCGAAGGTGGATAGCATTTCGAGAGACAAAAGCCGCCGAAGAAGTTACTAACAAATGCTCCAAGACGCTGTTCCACCAACAACAAACGGTGGTAACTCTGCATGAACTTGAGCGCAGTCTAGTGACACCGATCGTTGGTTTTCGTATAAATATTGGACCTTTTGGTGATGCAAACGTCAGACACAACTCAGTGGTCGAAGTCAAAGAACTAAATTCAAAATGCGTGCCTTCATTGTAAGTATCTCCGGCCTACAACGAGAGCTCCGCTCGCTTCAAAAGGATAACCCAGGATTACAACGCTCCTCCTCTTTTCCCAGGTTATGTGCTTGGTGGCAGTCGCCTGCGCCGATAAGCTCGGCTACAACTACCAGCCCGTGGGCCACTCCAGCTCCGGCCTGTCCTTCGCTCCTGGCAGCGGCTCCATCGGTGGTGGTTCCATCGGAGGTGGCTCCATCGGAGGAGGCTCCATCGGAGGTGGCTCCATTGGAGGTGGCTCCATCGGAGGTGGTTCCATTGGAGGTGGTTCCATCGGAGGAGGCTCCCTTGGAGGCAGCATCAGCAGTGGTGCTGGTCTTGGTGGTCTTGGTGGTCTTGGAGGTCTTGGAGGTCTTGGCGGTCTTGGCGGCCTTAGCGGTGGCAGCATCGGAGGTGGTGAAGCCCTGAGCGCCCCCGTCTCCTACAGCGCCCCTGCCCCCGCCGCCGAGCTCGAGAAGGAGTTCTTCACCTTCACCGCCAACGAGCAGGACTTCGATGAGCCCCAGCAGCTGGAGAAGGTCTCTTCCGCCCTGAACAAGGCCCTGCGCGTCGTCTTCATCAAGGGACCCGAGAACCGTGGCCTGGAGAACGCCGCCCTGGCTCTGGCCAAGCAGGCTGCCCAGCAGGAGACCGCCATCTACGTTCTGAACAAGCAGGCTGACATCGGTGATCTGGCCAGCAAGTTGAACGCCAtccgcagcaacaacaacaacaagcccGAGGTTCACTTCGTCAAGTACCGCACCCAGGAGGATGCCGCCAACGCCCAGCGCGCCATCCAGTCCCAGTACGACCAGTTGGGAGGATCTTCTCAGGCCACCAACGGAGGTGTTGCCCCCGTCCTGAACTTCGCCTCTGCCGCCCCTGTGCGTCAGGCCGCTGCTCAGTCCCCCGACAACTCCTACCTGCCTTCCTCCGTCTTCCGCCGCGTCTAAGTTGCTCATTTGACTCCTagccgattcaaaaacggagcGATCTTTGACTGATCTTAAATCATAGTTATTGTTGACTAATGcctaaataaattcaattttaaatttacataaaACCAACTCAATGCATTTTTAGTTTTCTGATTAAAGAACAAACTAGCTAGTCAAAATCAAGAAATAAGAATGAATCAAATTAAATCATTTTcaaatcccttgaaaatggagttttccTCAATAGGTCccacagtgatgactatatcttccccaattctcatccgattctcaagcggagtgttttaaacgatttctgtatcgattccccaccattctgcatcaaaatcctgagacaaaatattttttagattttttgtccatttttcgtgatgatCCCCACCATTTGTgatgaaaatggggttttcctcaatagggcccacagtgatgaccatatcttccccaattctcatccgattctgaagcggagtgtt
The Drosophila bipectinata strain 14024-0381.07 chromosome 3R, DbipHiC1v2, whole genome shotgun sequence DNA segment above includes these coding regions:
- the LOC108122578 gene encoding uncharacterized protein; the encoded protein is MRAFIVMCLVAVACADKLGYNYQPVGHSSSGLSFAPGSGSIGGGSIGGGSIGGGSIGGGSIGGGSIGGGSIGGGSIGGGSLGGSISSGAGLGGLGGLGGLGGLGGLGGLSGGSIGGGEALSAPVSYSAPAPAAELEKEFFTFTANEQDFDEPQQLEKVSSALNKALRVVFIKGPENRGLENAALALAKQAAQQETAIYVLNKQADIGDLASKLNAIRSNNNNKPEVHFVKYRTQEDAANAQRAIQSQYDQLGGSSQATNGGVAPVLNFASAAPVRQAAAQSPDNSYLPSSVFRRV